GACCACAAGTCTAGTCAGAACCTACCAGAAAGAAGTCAGTCGACAACAATTGTTGGTGAAGAAAGCCACCACTGCCCAGCACCGTCTGTTGTTCGTCACCAATGCACTTCGTCAACTATTCTTGGATGAAAATTTTTCTAATCTCCTGCGTGCAGAAGGTATCGATACCTTGCCAGCTTATTTGGAACAAAGGATATGGGAGACGGTATGACAGAAACTATAGACTTAGGCTTTTGCATGGAACCGGTGTCTGTCCCCTGTGCCAATATTCTACCCTCCCGCTCATTACCTGAAAACTTAGCAACCTCCAGAAAATACATGCAGATTCGCTCTTCAATCAAAGAAATTGGATTGATTGAACCCTTGTCGATTACTCCGCTGATCAAAAAATCCACACAGCATATGCTACTGGACGGTCATATGCGTCTGACGGCTTTACGTGAATTGGGGTATGAAGAGGTGCTATGTCTGATTGCCAAAGACGATGAAAGCTATACCTACAATAGCAGAATTAACCGGCTTTCGACTATACAAGAACATTTCATGATCCGGCGTGCGATAGAGAGAGGTGTATCTGCGACCCGATTGGCAGAAGTACTGAGTATGGATTCAACGCAGATCTATAAAAAAATGACTTTGCTCAATGGAATATGTCCAGAAGCAGCAGAGCTGCTCAAGGACAGGCAGTTTTCTGCTGACGTGTCCAGAGTGCTACGTAAGATGAAACCAACGCGTCAAATAGAATGCGTTGAACTCATGACCTCGGCAAATAATGTAACTGTCTCCTATGCGGAAGCAATGCTGGTAGCTACGCCTGCAGAATTATTGGTGGATGGTAAGAAACCTGTGAAACTGGCTGGTGTATCGTCAGAACAGATGGGCAAGATGGAGCGTGAGATGACCAGCTTGCAGAGTCAGTATAAGGTTGTCGAACAAACCTACGGTCAAGATGTGCTAAACCTGGTTCTTGCTCGTGGTTACCTGGTTAAGTTATTGGATAATCCTGCAACTTGCCGCTATCTTGAAAAGAAATTTCCGGAAATTTTAGTGGAATTTAGAGCAGTTATCAAAATGGTGGCATTGGATCAATAATGCTTTTGAGTCCACCAGCCTCATTGATAAAAGTGGGTAGAAAACGCTGGGGATTAGCAATTCGTACAATTGTTGTGTTATAAATATCAAGGACTGGAGTTGTCGGGTACATATTTTCTGGGAGCATATAGTGGCACGCAAAATACCTAAAAATTATTTGTCCGTCACAGGGTGCTTTGCCAGTCAAAAAAATGACCAAATGGCTGGATTTGAGTCCATCCTGGAAAAGGAGTTTCTCCTGCTCCTTGATTTTGACGAATCCGTCGAGCGCTTTGAAGTCCAGGAAGTCACAATACCAGTGCCTGGCGTACCCAAGGGTTACACGCCAGATGTGCTGATTTATTACAAACCCAACCCTCTAACGGGCGAAATTCCAGCTCCACTACTTACTGAAGTGAAGCATACCGACGACTTGGAACGCAACCGCGAAAAATATAAAACCAAATTTGCACTTGCAGATGAGTATGCAAGTGAGCATGGATGGGAATTTCGAATAACAACGCAAGTCGATATTCGAACAAAGCGCCTTCAAAATATCAAATTCTTGAGGGAATATCGAAACATTCAGCCAGACGAGAATGATCGTCACCAACTCATCAGTATAGCTACTTCATATAACAGTGAATTCCGTCTCAAAGACATCCTGCAACGGCTTGCATCAAATGACGATGCTCAATTACACTGGCTCCCTGTCATATGGCACGCGATATTAAAAAAAGACTTAATTGCTGACTGGGATCAGTTGATTGACTACCACACCTTATTACGTCTATCTCCGGGGGCGTGATGCGAAAGCAAGAGCGTGCAGTACTGTGGATAAATAAAGGTGCATTGATTTCAAGTCATGGACGGGACTATGTGGTCTTGTCTCTTGCAGATGTGAATCTGGTTCTTGCCAAAGAAGTAGGCTCAGGCGAAAAGGTATTGCTTAAAATTGGGGACGTGGAACCACCCAGGGCGATAAAAAGTCGTGATGCTGAACCCATTGTTGAACGTGCTCTGTCAACAGTTTCAACGGCGGATTGGACAGTCGCCGAAGAGCGCAAGCGCTTGATTGAGCCGATGCTCAATAGAAACTACCGACGTAATGATGCTCTTGGTGTCCAGATTGCCAATGAGGCAGGCGTCAGCCTGGCGACAATTTACAGGTGGGTTTCGGCATATAGACATACTGAGTTGGTATCATCTTTGCTGCCGAACTATGCAGAGCGCGGCGGAAAAGGGAAAGCAAGGCTTTCCGCCGAAGTTGAGACCATCATCGCCAGGACGATTGACACTTTCT
This is a stretch of genomic DNA from Undibacterium sp. KW1. It encodes these proteins:
- a CDS encoding plasmid partitioning protein RepB C-terminal domain-containing protein; translated protein: MTETIDLGFCMEPVSVPCANILPSRSLPENLATSRKYMQIRSSIKEIGLIEPLSITPLIKKSTQHMLLDGHMRLTALRELGYEEVLCLIAKDDESYTYNSRINRLSTIQEHFMIRRAIERGVSATRLAEVLSMDSTQIYKKMTLLNGICPEAAELLKDRQFSADVSRVLRKMKPTRQIECVELMTSANNVTVSYAEAMLVATPAELLVDGKKPVKLAGVSSEQMGKMEREMTSLQSQYKVVEQTYGQDVLNLVLARGYLVKLLDNPATCRYLEKKFPEILVEFRAVIKMVALDQ
- a CDS encoding TnsA endonuclease N-terminal domain-containing protein, which gives rise to MARKIPKNYLSVTGCFASQKNDQMAGFESILEKEFLLLLDFDESVERFEVQEVTIPVPGVPKGYTPDVLIYYKPNPLTGEIPAPLLTEVKHTDDLERNREKYKTKFALADEYASEHGWEFRITTQVDIRTKRLQNIKFLREYRNIQPDENDRHQLISIATSYNSEFRLKDILQRLASNDDAQLHWLPVIWHAILKKDLIADWDQLIDYHTLLRLSPGA